From Stigmatopora nigra isolate UIUO_SnigA chromosome 5, RoL_Snig_1.1, whole genome shotgun sequence, a single genomic window includes:
- the tprg1 gene encoding tumor protein p63-regulated gene 1 protein → MTSMEKATTPAEQVAASEGEVAGGEAEKPAVNDQANRRLFGDPSGEPQLCLNPFKCEKYFVLRPGTLQQALKEIQLHVNPKFDGNILSIWLMAEVDHWNNEKERLSIITDNFLLVCKYDFMMFQCEQIQRIPLHLVDRICYGPFTFPPSSVLHRAGEGLRIFWDRLREPSFTSWWNPFATDLPYMTFTEHPVRMISDAFANICDMKNFRSELRDAAQRAHKVQPVAGKANGVLILQQDIFIKAYVGLTSFLGNTNRLGYCIARGNLGF, encoded by the exons ATGACTTCCATGGAAAAAGCCACGACACCGGCGGAGCAAGTGGCCGCTTCGGAGGGCGAGGTTGCCGGCGGTGAAGCCGAAAAGCCGGCGGTGAATGACCAAGCTAACCGTCGTCTGTTTGGAGACCCGTCCGGAGAACCACAACTGTGTCTGAATCCTTTTAAATGCGAGAAATACTTCGTTCTGAGG ccTGGCACGCTCCAGCAAGCCCTCAAAGAAATTCAACTTCATGTGAATCCAAAATTCGACGGCAACATCCTTAGCATCTGGCTTATGGCGGA GGTGGATCACTGGAACAACGAGAAGGAGCGACTGTCAATCATCACTGACAACTTCCTGCTGGTCTGCAAATACGACTTCATGATGTTCCAGTGCGAGCAGATCCAGAGGATTCCGCTCCACCTGGTGGACCGCATCTGTTACGGACCCTTCACCTTCCCGCCCAGTTCCGTGCTTCA CCGTGCGGGTGAAGGCTTGCGAATCTTCTGGGATCGCCTACGAGAGCCGTCCTTCACTTCCTGGTGGAATCCCTTCGCCACCGACCTTCCCTACATGACCTTTACGGAGCACCCCGTCAGGATGATCAGCGACGCCTTCGCCAACATTTGCGAC ATGAAAAACTTCCGTTCGGAGCTCCGAGACGCGGCGCAGCGGGCCCACAAGGTCCAGCCGGTGGCCGGGAAGGCCAACGGGGTCTTGATCCTCCAGCAGGATATTTTTATCAAGGCCTACGTGGGTCTGACGTCCTTTTTGGGGAACACCAACAGGCTGGGATACTGCATCGCCAGAGGAAACCTGGGCTTTTAA